The bacterium genome includes a window with the following:
- a CDS encoding GDP-mannose 4,6-dehydratase produces MNKKKIIVTGGAGFIGVNLVIELLKNKNNFVVVFDNLSRKGTENNLNYLLSQKYKNLEFVKGDIRDYNQLKDVMQECKEIYHLAAQVAVTKSVEDPVEDFKINAEGTLYLLEATRKVVPEAIFTFASTNKVYGALSHIKLKEGKKRYLLCSKRKGVSEKECLDLYSPYGVSKGVADQYVRDYHRIYGLKTIVFRQSCIYGKFQYGNEDQGWVAHFIIKSILDGKLNIYGDGKQIRDLLEVSDLVKAYLSAVKKIKKTEGKIYNIGGGADNTLSLLEFIELLKGSLKLDIEYSFSDWRPGDQKVFVSDNSKLETEVGWKPKISKEKGIEQLTGWIWKNISLIEKVNKKK; encoded by the coding sequence ATGAATAAGAAAAAAATCATAGTAACAGGTGGAGCAGGTTTTATTGGGGTTAATCTTGTTATTGAACTATTAAAAAATAAAAATAATTTTGTTGTTGTCTTTGATAACCTTTCAAGGAAAGGTACAGAAAATAACCTTAACTATCTGCTATCGCAAAAATATAAAAATCTTGAATTTGTTAAGGGAGATATTAGGGATTATAACCAACTTAAAGATGTTATGCAAGAATGTAAAGAGATTTATCATCTTGCTGCACAGGTTGCAGTAACTAAGTCGGTAGAAGACCCTGTTGAGGATTTTAAAATCAATGCTGAAGGAACACTCTACCTTTTGGAAGCAACAAGAAAGGTTGTACCTGAAGCAATTTTCACTTTTGCTTCAACCAACAAGGTATATGGCGCTTTATCACATATAAAATTAAAGGAAGGTAAAAAAAGGTACCTACTTTGTAGCAAAAGAAAGGGTGTCTCAGAAAAAGAGTGTCTTGATTTATACTCACCTTATGGAGTTTCTAAAGGTGTTGCCGACCAATACGTTAGAGATTACCATAGAATATATGGACTAAAAACAATTGTTTTTAGACAATCTTGTATATATGGAAAATTCCAGTATGGAAACGAAGACCAAGGGTGGGTAGCACATTTTATAATTAAGAGTATTCTTGATGGAAAACTAAATATATATGGGGACGGTAAACAGATAAGAGACCTTCTTGAAGTTTCTGATTTGGTAAAAGCGTATTTATCTGCTGTTAAAAAGATTAAAAAAACAGAAGGTAAAATTTACAACATAGGTGGTGGTGCTGACAATACTCTTTCTTTACTGGAATTTATAGAGTTATTGAAAGGGTCCCTTAAATTAGATATTGAGTATTCGTTTTCGGATTGGCGTCCTGGTGACCAAAAAGTTTTTGTTAGCGATAATTCTAAACTTGAAACGGAAGTTGGGTGGAAACCTAAAATATCAAAAGAAAAAGGGATAGAGCAACTTACAGGATGGATTTGGAAAAATATTTCTTTGATAGAGAAAGTAAATAAAAAAAAGTGA
- the asnB gene encoding asparagine synthase (glutamine-hydrolyzing), whose amino-acid sequence MGAICGIINENQKIDTLLLSRMLKTISHRGNREEKVFVKENIGLGYKDFKLSNSDSTDQCISNEDNTIFLVCDGNIYNYKDLKITLQKKGHRFKSSSDKEVIIHLYEEKGVKLLNDLRGVFSFGLWDNRNKELFLARDRVGKKPLVYSDTSCGIIFASEIKSLLLHPEMKKEIDLHSLDLFITYQAVPSPKTIFKGIKKLPPAHYLLWKNNNLKIKKYWDIDYTKKLILKNEDEYSQLLWANLVDSTKICISDDTSFGVFLSGGLDSTVIAGIVNQLSPNKIKTFSVGFEEEEFNELKYASLVGSFFGSEHYEFIVKPDIMKILPKLLWHYNEPFADSSMLATYCLAYETKKSVEIIFNGDGGDETLAGYTRYWQTLMLEKISKLMKVLPSGIKEKFINSFIKVCEKNPSSSFFKVGKWLYELEKNGYGHAYGRTLTAFASEYKERLYSPMIKNALKDFDPFHLLKTLWTQAGNISLLEKILYTDQHLYLPEVLSVKMDVATMSNTLETVSPFLDHKFIELMASFPPNLKLKKNTTKYILKKKVGGFIPKEIIYRKKMGFGVPLGKWFKGELKDYISSYLLSDKFDKRGFFNNLEVRKMVQEHISGKALHTSRLWSLLVFELWYRVFIEGESL is encoded by the coding sequence ATGGGCGCTATATGTGGAATTATAAATGAAAACCAAAAAATAGACACTCTTCTTTTGAGTAGAATGTTAAAAACTATTTCACACAGAGGCAATAGAGAAGAGAAGGTTTTTGTAAAAGAGAATATAGGGTTAGGTTATAAGGATTTTAAATTATCCAACTCTGATTCAACAGACCAATGTATCTCAAATGAAGATAATACAATTTTTCTTGTATGTGATGGTAATATTTATAATTATAAAGATTTAAAAATTACTCTTCAAAAAAAGGGGCATAGGTTTAAGAGTAGTTCTGATAAAGAGGTAATTATACATCTGTACGAAGAAAAAGGTGTAAAACTTCTTAATGACCTAAGAGGAGTTTTTTCTTTTGGTTTATGGGATAACAGAAACAAAGAACTTTTTCTTGCCAGAGATAGGGTAGGTAAAAAACCTTTGGTATATTCTGATACATCTTGTGGAATTATTTTTGCATCCGAAATTAAATCTTTACTCCTCCATCCAGAAATGAAAAAAGAAATCGACCTTCATTCACTCGATTTGTTTATTACATATCAAGCAGTTCCTTCCCCAAAGACAATCTTTAAAGGAATAAAGAAATTACCGCCTGCCCACTATCTTTTATGGAAGAATAATAATCTGAAAATAAAAAAGTATTGGGATATTGACTACACAAAAAAACTTATACTAAAAAATGAAGACGAATATTCTCAACTGTTATGGGCAAACCTTGTTGATTCAACAAAAATATGCATCTCTGACGATACTTCTTTTGGGGTTTTCCTATCTGGAGGGTTAGATTCAACTGTAATAGCAGGTATAGTTAATCAATTATCTCCCAATAAAATTAAAACTTTTTCTGTAGGGTTTGAGGAAGAAGAGTTTAATGAATTGAAGTACGCTTCTCTTGTAGGAAGTTTTTTTGGCTCTGAACATTATGAGTTTATAGTTAAACCTGATATTATGAAGATTTTACCTAAACTCCTATGGCATTATAATGAACCCTTTGCTGATTCTTCTATGCTTGCTACTTACTGTCTTGCTTACGAAACAAAAAAATCTGTTGAAATAATTTTTAACGGTGATGGTGGAGATGAAACTTTAGCAGGATATACCCGTTATTGGCAAACTTTGATGTTGGAAAAAATTAGTAAACTAATGAAGGTTTTGCCTTCTGGAATAAAAGAGAAATTTATCAACTCTTTTATTAAAGTGTGTGAAAAGAACCCATCAAGCAGTTTTTTTAAGGTTGGGAAATGGTTATATGAACTGGAAAAAAACGGATATGGACACGCTTACGGGAGAACATTAACTGCTTTTGCAAGTGAATATAAAGAACGACTATACTCTCCAATGATAAAGAATGCCTTAAAGGATTTTGACCCGTTTCATCTATTAAAAACTCTCTGGACACAAGCAGGCAATATTTCTTTACTTGAAAAAATCCTTTATACCGACCAACACCTTTATCTACCAGAAGTTCTCTCTGTTAAGATGGATGTTGCTACAATGTCAAACACACTTGAAACTGTTAGCCCTTTTCTTGACCATAAGTTTATTGAACTGATGGCCTCTTTTCCGCCTAACCTTAAATTGAAAAAAAACACTACCAAGTATATACTCAAAAAAAAGGTAGGTGGTTTTATTCCCAAAGAGATTATTTATAGAAAAAAAATGGGGTTCGGAGTTCCTTTAGGTAAATGGTTTAAAGGAGAACTTAAAGATTATATTTCTTCGTATCTTTTATCAGACAAGTTTGATAAGAGAGGATTTTTTAATAATCTTGAAGTAAGAAAAATGGTTCAAGAACATATTTCTGGTAAAGCGCTACATACTTCTCGTTTATGGTCTTTATTGGTCTTTGAGTTATGGTATAGAGTTTTTATTGAAGGAGAAAGTTTATAA
- a CDS encoding glycosyltransferase family 39 protein produces MEKQQENRKIVLILFIASFVIRLIFILTLKKEFYFDDESEYYRMIQNFFSGKGLIAGEHIKGFRPPLYPLIASIFYYFKLGLTGIRIFQVFLSSLTVPLIYLIGEKVFSKKVGIVSGIISVFYPFFIFYNGFLLTETLFLFLVVLTFYIFVNLEKNIKYYIFAGITLGLAGLCRPTMQSFLPFILFLILITKEAVKPKLQKSFILLLFFSLTISPWVIRNYTLFKKVIPGTTMGGYVFWEGNNPNSDGGPCQFFPENIMSVEETERDQILYKMTFDVIKENPKRFVWLLANKFKRFWNIIPNALDYTKPLYKGISIMSFGVMMPFFLLGFFLTLKKRGAQFMHLLIVFFTIFHMVFLASIRYRLPIEPFYIILAVYGFFKVEEWVIPTIKREKGGC; encoded by the coding sequence ATGGAAAAGCAACAAGAAAATAGAAAAATCGTTTTAATTCTTTTTATAGCAAGTTTTGTAATACGATTAATTTTTATATTAACTTTAAAAAAAGAGTTCTACTTTGATGATGAGAGTGAGTATTACAGAATGATACAGAACTTTTTTTCTGGTAAAGGTCTAATAGCAGGTGAACATATTAAAGGTTTTAGACCTCCTTTATATCCTCTGATAGCAAGTATTTTTTATTATTTCAAATTAGGTCTTACTGGTATCCGAATTTTTCAGGTGTTCTTATCATCTTTAACAGTCCCATTGATTTATCTTATAGGGGAAAAGGTCTTTTCTAAAAAGGTAGGCATTGTCTCTGGAATAATAAGTGTTTTTTATCCCTTCTTTATCTTTTATAACGGGTTTTTGTTAACTGAAACCCTATTTCTTTTTTTGGTAGTTTTAACCTTTTATATATTTGTAAATCTTGAAAAAAATATAAAATATTATATATTTGCAGGTATAACTCTTGGGCTTGCTGGTTTATGCAGGCCTACAATGCAGAGTTTTTTGCCATTTATATTATTTCTTATTTTAATAACTAAAGAAGCAGTAAAACCAAAATTGCAAAAATCTTTCATACTATTGCTCTTTTTTTCTCTTACTATAAGCCCTTGGGTTATCCGCAACTATACTCTTTTCAAAAAAGTTATTCCCGGTACTACTATGGGAGGGTATGTTTTTTGGGAAGGTAATAACCCAAATTCTGATGGTGGACCTTGCCAGTTTTTTCCAGAAAATATAATGTCTGTTGAAGAAACTGAAAGAGACCAAATACTATATAAAATGACTTTTGATGTTATCAAGGAGAACCCTAAACGGTTTGTATGGCTCTTGGCAAACAAATTTAAGAGGTTCTGGAATATTATCCCAAACGCTTTAGATTATACAAAACCTCTTTACAAAGGTATAAGCATAATGAGTTTTGGAGTAATGATGCCTTTCTTTCTGTTAGGTTTTTTTCTAACATTAAAAAAGCGTGGTGCACAATTTATGCATCTATTAATAGTGTTTTTCACTATTTTTCATATGGTTTTTCTTGCTTCCATAAGATATCGGTTGCCTATAGAGCCGTTTTATATTATATTGGCAGTGTACGGTTTTTTTAAGGTGGAGGAATGGGTTATTCCGACAATCAAGCGGGAGAAGGGTGGATGTTAA
- a CDS encoding glycosyltransferase family 4 protein, giving the protein MKILIDAAFGKTQPAGLELWGQEFLRYLGNFDKVNEYIIYGYFWRNYQERKELVYIPKGENFSLYVSKIPKQVVDFFESRNVGLISKLLPAKDIDIFHGIGFFLPKLKGIKGIITVHGLDFKELKVTWYKDKWYKHFPIYLKRADKIIAVSGYVKNILMDFYNIPEEKISVIYHGIRNNFYYYGDKEKKNKNETEKPYIVCVATSVERKNITRIINVFNSLKDKHKDVNLLLVGDKEMLLGSLKKQITELNLGERIIFSGYLGDDKLPEVYNNAECLVFPSLYEGLGLPIIEAMACGCPVITSNITAMPEISGEAGVLVDPLSEESIRDAIDKVLSNEIYRKELITKGLERAKFFSWEKAIKNTIDLYTKLVT; this is encoded by the coding sequence ATGAAAATATTGATAGATGCAGCTTTTGGTAAGACCCAACCTGCTGGGTTGGAATTGTGGGGGCAAGAATTTTTAAGGTACCTTGGAAATTTTGATAAAGTTAACGAGTATATTATTTACGGTTATTTTTGGAGAAATTATCAAGAGAGGAAGGAACTTGTCTATATCCCTAAAGGAGAAAACTTCTCTCTGTATGTAAGTAAGATACCTAAACAGGTAGTAGATTTTTTTGAATCCAGAAATGTTGGTCTAATTAGCAAATTGCTTCCGGCTAAAGATATAGATATTTTTCACGGAATAGGTTTCTTCTTACCAAAATTGAAAGGAATAAAGGGTATTATTACTGTTCACGGGTTGGACTTTAAAGAATTGAAGGTAACCTGGTATAAAGATAAATGGTACAAACATTTTCCAATATATTTAAAGAGGGCAGACAAAATCATTGCTGTTTCAGGTTATGTTAAAAATATTCTTATGGATTTTTATAATATCCCTGAAGAAAAAATATCTGTTATATACCACGGTATAAGAAACAATTTCTATTATTATGGTGATAAAGAAAAAAAGAATAAGAACGAAACTGAAAAACCGTATATAGTTTGTGTTGCTACTTCTGTTGAAAGAAAGAATATTACAAGAATAATAAATGTTTTCAATTCATTGAAAGACAAACATAAAGATGTCAATCTTTTGCTTGTTGGTGATAAAGAGATGCTTTTAGGGTCATTAAAAAAACAGATAACAGAACTAAATCTTGGTGAACGCATTATTTTTTCTGGATACCTTGGGGATGATAAACTACCAGAAGTTTATAATAATGCAGAATGTCTTGTTTTTCCATCGCTTTATGAAGGGTTGGGGTTACCTATTATAGAGGCGATGGCTTGTGGATGCCCTGTTATAACATCAAACATTACTGCAATGCCAGAGATATCTGGTGAGGCAGGGGTGCTTGTTGACCCGTTAAGTGAAGAAAGTATCAGAGATGCAATAGATAAGGTTTTGTCTAATGAAATCTATCGTAAAGAACTGATTACTAAAGGGCTTGAAAGAGCAAAATTCTTCTCTTGGGAGAAAGCAATAAAAAACACAATTGATTTATATACTAAATTGGTTACCTAA
- a CDS encoding glycosyltransferase family 39 protein: MISKRSLWCDEFIAISLAKLNSSDMVRWIIERDAHPPFFYYIYHFILKFTQSEFGLRFLPAVFGGGSIIIFYFLLRNFFNKEKIVLPLTLFVLSPAAILWSQMIKSYSMLTFFSLVSLYSFLSLLKENRFKFVFFWSFSTILSVYLHHYGGIILLSQVIILFLSKKKDQLKPFILPVLVIALFSVPYLGIFLLPQLNYVKGAYHTITNPFLRLGYTFFYFTFGETLSPLNLIFVVPGGLLFVFFFLKGVFKKKKEVLENFSIISLGISIILYFTVKATIPQNLILLQPLFFILISSGVNMERKVLQKKVFSFLLPLFLLPPIYFYYKGDSLEYHDVSKLTPYREVSKMIQEEEREGEAVLFTEKRERRFTDFFPKYSPWDWYYKGTSTMFEVNPSNMRDLDEELLKIKNKYNSYWLLLDYGFVEPEWNEKVKDFLLNKKSVKIKEEMFVKNFSFLDFLKNREKKEYHFLWVYHIERETNE; the protein is encoded by the coding sequence TTGATTTCTAAAAGAAGTCTCTGGTGTGATGAATTTATTGCAATCTCTCTTGCGAAACTAAATTCATCTGATATGGTGAGGTGGATTATAGAAAGAGATGCACATCCACCTTTCTTCTATTATATATACCATTTTATTTTAAAATTTACCCAAAGTGAGTTTGGCTTAAGGTTTTTGCCAGCAGTTTTTGGTGGAGGGTCAATTATCATTTTTTATTTTTTATTAAGAAATTTTTTTAATAAAGAAAAAATCGTTCTACCTTTAACTCTTTTTGTTTTATCTCCTGCTGCAATCTTATGGTCACAGATGATAAAATCTTACAGTATGCTTACCTTCTTTTCACTCGTATCATTATATTCTTTCTTATCGCTCTTAAAAGAAAATCGGTTTAAATTTGTTTTTTTCTGGTCTTTTTCAACGATACTCTCGGTCTACCTCCACCATTATGGAGGAATAATTTTATTATCTCAGGTAATAATATTGTTTTTAAGTAAGAAAAAAGACCAACTAAAACCTTTCATATTGCCTGTTTTGGTTATCGCACTCTTTTCTGTTCCTTATCTCGGAATATTCTTATTACCTCAACTAAATTATGTTAAAGGTGCTTACCATACAATAACAAATCCCTTTTTGCGGCTTGGGTATACGTTTTTCTACTTCACTTTTGGGGAAACACTCTCACCTTTAAATTTAATTTTTGTTGTACCTGGAGGTCTTCTTTTTGTTTTCTTTTTCTTAAAAGGTGTTTTTAAAAAAAAGAAGGAGGTGCTGGAAAATTTTTCTATTATTTCGTTAGGTATTTCAATAATTTTATATTTTACTGTTAAAGCAACGATTCCTCAAAACCTTATTCTTTTACAACCTTTATTTTTTATTCTTATATCTTCTGGTGTGAATATGGAAAGAAAAGTTCTGCAAAAAAAAGTGTTTTCATTTCTCCTACCATTATTTCTTCTACCACCGATATATTTTTATTATAAAGGTGATAGTTTAGAGTACCACGATGTTAGCAAACTTACCCCGTATAGAGAGGTAAGCAAAATGATACAAGAAGAAGAAAGAGAGGGAGAAGCGGTTTTGTTCACTGAAAAAAGAGAAAGACGGTTTACCGATTTTTTTCCTAAATACTCTCCTTGGGATTGGTATTACAAAGGTACTTCTACTATGTTTGAAGTTAATCCTTCAAATATGCGGGATTTAGATGAAGAGTTGTTAAAAATTAAAAACAAATATAATAGTTATTGGCTACTTTTAGATTACGGTTTTGTTGAACCAGAATGGAACGAAAAAGTTAAAGATTTCTTATTAAACAAAAAATCTGTTAAAATTAAAGAAGAAATGTTTGTAAAAAATTTCTCTTTTCTTGATTTTTTAAAAAACAGGGAAAAGAAAGAATACCATTTTCTCTGGGTTTATCATATAGAGAGGGAGACAAATGAATAA
- a CDS encoding glycosyltransferase family 2 protein, with translation MKLSVIIPVFNEIKTIEEILKRVQAVPLDKEIIIVDDGSTDGTRDILKGLSSDNLKVVLKDKNQGKGSAIREGLKYISGDVVVIQDGDLEYDPFDWIKMLEVMKEKNLSVIYGSRILGKGKKSSLAFYFGGRLLSVITNILYGTKITDEPTCYKMFKTDLIKSIKLECMGFEFCPEVTAKVLKKRYKIYEVPIKYAPRNIKEGKKIRWKDGAIAIWTLLKHRF, from the coding sequence ATGAAATTATCGGTTATAATTCCTGTATTTAATGAAATTAAAACAATTGAAGAAATTCTTAAGAGGGTTCAAGCGGTTCCTTTAGATAAGGAAATTATTATAGTCGATGATGGCAGCACCGATGGAACCAGAGATATTCTTAAAGGTTTATCTTCAGATAACCTGAAAGTTGTATTAAAAGATAAGAACCAAGGTAAAGGTTCAGCCATAAGAGAAGGACTTAAATATATAAGCGGAGATGTTGTTGTTATACAAGACGGTGACCTTGAATATGACCCATTTGATTGGATTAAGATGTTGGAGGTTATGAAAGAGAAAAACTTGTCGGTTATTTACGGTTCAAGAATTTTAGGGAAAGGTAAAAAATCTTCATTAGCTTTCTATTTCGGTGGTCGACTGCTATCTGTGATAACCAATATTCTTTATGGCACAAAAATTACTGATGAGCCAACCTGCTATAAGATGTTTAAGACAGACTTAATTAAATCAATAAAACTTGAGTGTATGGGGTTTGAGTTTTGTCCGGAAGTAACAGCAAAGGTTCTTAAGAAAAGGTACAAAATATATGAGGTTCCAATCAAGTATGCACCGAGAAATATCAAAGAAGGTAAAAAAATTAGATGGAAAGATGGCGCCATAGCTATATGGACTCTTTTAAAACATAGGTTCTGA
- a CDS encoding glycosyltransferase, with protein MKILKICYVLGTLEVGGAEKQLQLLIRDLDRKRFEPIMVALRGGRMQKDFEKICKVHIIGKRWKLDILFLVRLIKVIKSEKPDIVHTSMFTSNLWGRLAGVINRVPVIIGSELSMDFWKTPFYFFIDRFFAKYSQNIVCNSKEVKERYKKTLGKYSDKLSVIYNGIDMPFFDRVEYKEKIKEEFGIKDEIVVLTGGRLCAEKGLDYFLQAASMVVKEFDEVKFLIVGEGEKREELLELTDKLKLNKFVIFTGYRNDLSDVMKVSDIVVLSSLWEGLPNLLIEGMALKKAVIGTGVGGTVEIVKNKVSGFVIPAKNPEELAKSILSLLKDDKKRKMMGESGYKFVKENLSLEKMVKNYEKLYEDNCGYSPCMSFRT; from the coding sequence ATGAAAATTTTAAAAATCTGTTATGTGCTTGGAACATTAGAAGTTGGTGGGGCTGAAAAACAGTTACAACTTCTAATAAGGGATCTGGATAGAAAGAGGTTTGAGCCGATTATGGTTGCCTTAAGAGGCGGTAGGATGCAGAAAGATTTTGAAAAGATATGCAAGGTGCATATTATTGGAAAGAGATGGAAGCTTGATATTCTTTTTTTGGTGCGCCTTATAAAGGTAATAAAATCAGAAAAGCCGGATATCGTTCACACCTCAATGTTTACTTCTAATCTATGGGGTCGCCTGGCAGGGGTAATAAATCGGGTTCCTGTTATTATAGGTTCAGAGTTGAGTATGGATTTCTGGAAGACACCTTTTTATTTTTTTATAGATAGGTTTTTTGCTAAATATAGCCAAAATATAGTTTGCAACTCAAAAGAAGTTAAAGAAAGGTATAAAAAAACTCTTGGTAAATATTCAGACAAGTTGAGCGTAATTTACAATGGTATTGATATGCCCTTTTTTGATAGGGTTGAATATAAAGAAAAAATTAAAGAAGAGTTTGGAATAAAAGACGAAATAGTTGTTTTAACGGGAGGGCGTCTATGTGCTGAGAAAGGGCTTGACTATTTTTTACAGGCGGCTTCAATGGTTGTTAAAGAGTTTGATGAAGTAAAATTTCTTATAGTAGGCGAAGGCGAAAAACGTGAGGAACTTTTAGAGTTGACTGATAAGTTAAAGTTGAACAAATTTGTTATCTTTACTGGTTATAGAAATGATTTATCGGACGTTATGAAGGTAAGCGATATTGTAGTGCTGTCTTCCTTATGGGAAGGGTTACCTAACCTTCTTATTGAAGGTATGGCTTTAAAAAAGGCTGTTATAGGGACAGGTGTTGGCGGGACTGTTGAGATAGTAAAAAACAAGGTTAGCGGGTTTGTTATACCAGCAAAAAATCCTGAGGAACTTGCAAAAAGTATTTTATCTTTATTAAAAGACGATAAGAAAAGAAAAATGATGGGGGAGAGTGGATATAAGTTTGTAAAAGAGAACCTGTCCCTTGAGAAGATGGTTAAAAATTATGAGAAGTTGTATGAGGATAACTGCGGATATTCCCCTTGCATGTCATTCCGGACTTGA
- a CDS encoding class I SAM-dependent methyltransferase — translation MVKCSICSNKSKLVWRDSKYKLYKCKNCETAFLYPLPPHPEKIYDKNYFHKWYINYYLERKRYLIKLLSKIENYVKLKGKLLDVGCGIGILLEVAEEKGCEVYGQEVSSFAASYSQEKGFTVNQISLSEARLPENYFDIITIFDVLAHLEDPLSYLKSCKKLLKPGGVIIIKTPYYSRFTLFFTNLLSFTGKSKSLLHIPAQMFHFYTDSFKIISESLELLFFNSFKVKEFQTLTKLNLKGVIPFLYKFLFSNKSLIVILKKDIL, via the coding sequence ATGGTTAAATGTTCAATTTGTTCAAATAAGAGTAAGTTGGTATGGAGAGACAGTAAATACAAATTATACAAATGTAAAAATTGCGAAACTGCTTTTTTGTATCCTTTGCCACCACACCCTGAGAAGATATACGATAAAAATTATTTTCACAAATGGTATATCAACTACTACTTAGAAAGAAAAAGGTACTTAATTAAACTACTCTCAAAGATTGAAAATTATGTAAAACTAAAAGGTAAACTTCTGGATGTAGGTTGCGGTATAGGTATTTTGCTGGAGGTTGCAGAAGAGAAAGGGTGCGAGGTTTATGGGCAGGAGGTTTCTTCTTTTGCTGCTTCGTATTCTCAAGAAAAAGGGTTTACTGTTAACCAGATTTCTTTATCAGAAGCCAGACTGCCTGAAAATTATTTTGATATAATAACAATTTTTGATGTTCTTGCCCATTTGGAAGACCCATTATCTTATCTTAAAAGTTGTAAAAAGTTATTAAAACCAGGTGGCGTTATTATAATTAAAACACCTTACTATTCACGGTTTACTCTTTTTTTTACTAATTTGTTATCTTTTACTGGAAAAAGCAAATCTTTACTTCATATACCGGCACAAATGTTTCATTTTTATACTGATTCATTTAAGATAATATCAGAAAGTTTAGAGCTTCTTTTTTTTAATAGTTTTAAGGTAAAAGAATTTCAAACTTTAACAAAACTTAATTTAAAGGGAGTTATACCCTTTTTGTATAAATTTTTATTTTCAAACAAGAGTTTAATTGTAATTCTCAAAAAAGATATTTTATGA
- a CDS encoding polysaccharide deacetylase family protein: MVLAYHRVNPWYKKDALSVSPETFKRQMKYLIRRKFIPTSINEISTGTKILLEKNRFCVTFDDGFADNLWYGLPVMEKLHIRPIIFISVDFIGTNKTLPRYEFSDKERFLNWKEIKEMVGRQVEFGSHGLKHLHLPTLENKELKTEVYDSKKIIEDKIGKKVDFFCYPYGDFNQRVVDAVKEAGYAGAFVTPGKRKLEVTEYTIPRTGIYSHNNFLIFKVKIWKSNKKIEKSF, translated from the coding sequence ATGGTCTTAGCGTATCATAGAGTTAACCCTTGGTATAAAAAGGATGCTTTAAGTGTTTCGCCTGAAACTTTTAAAAGACAGATGAAATATTTAATCAGACGAAAGTTTATACCAACCAGTATAAATGAAATTTCAACAGGAACTAAAATACTTCTTGAAAAGAATAGGTTTTGTGTAACTTTTGATGATGGTTTTGCTGATAATCTCTGGTATGGGTTACCGGTTATGGAAAAGTTACATATTAGACCCATTATATTTATTAGTGTTGATTTTATAGGGACAAATAAGACACTTCCAAGATACGAGTTTTCTGATAAGGAGCGGTTTTTAAACTGGAAAGAGATAAAAGAGATGGTTGGGAGGCAGGTAGAGTTTGGTTCTCACGGGTTGAAACATTTACACCTACCCACCCTTGAAAACAAAGAACTGAAAACAGAAGTATATGACTCAAAAAAAATTATTGAAGATAAGATAGGAAAAAAGGTTGATTTTTTCTGTTATCCTTATGGAGATTTTAATCAAAGAGTGGTTGATGCAGTAAAAGAAGCTGGTTATGCAGGAGCGTTTGTAACACCGGGTAAAAGAAAGTTAGAGGTAACAGAGTACACAATACCAAGAACAGGGATTTATAGTCATAACAATTTTTTAATTTTTAAGGTAAAGATATGGAAAAGCAACAAGAAAATAGAAAAATCGTTTTAA